A portion of the Flavobacteriales bacterium genome contains these proteins:
- a CDS encoding peptidoglycan DD-metalloendopeptidase family protein: MGIKSGIASIVTFIVLTSIFHTSCSENQQESIPEKDTLPKYEPRIEYGFLLDTFNVVQDKIKSGMTLSHLFSPYGISQQKINVADQLGRDSAGLKFITEGNKYTVLRNKKDSSKTYYCIYEKNRVEYIIFDFRDSVNVTLVKRPVTITQKEIGGEIAKNSNLVFTIKDQLGDDAVAGELAESIAQIFAWTIDFFKLYPGDKFKVIYEEKQVEGEPYGIEEIKAVYFFNISAEYYAFRYTQNGEVGYWDQNGKGMKRPFLKAPLKFSRMTSGYTMRRFHPVQKIYKAHLGTDYAAPTGTPIMATADGTVESAGYTSGNGNFVKLYHNKTYQTAYLHMSKIEGGMHKGIKVKQGQIIGYVGSTGLATGPHVCYRFWKNGQQVDPRAEKFQATEPIKETELAAFKEHINPLLQKLDSIKITPAKEVAPEPENDSLQ; this comes from the coding sequence ATGGGTATAAAATCAGGAATAGCATCAATTGTAACTTTTATTGTTTTAACGAGCATCTTCCACACCTCGTGTTCCGAAAATCAGCAAGAAAGCATTCCCGAAAAAGATACCCTTCCAAAATACGAACCCCGCATCGAATACGGATTCCTTTTAGATACCTTTAATGTGGTGCAGGATAAAATTAAAAGCGGAATGACCCTTTCGCATTTGTTTAGTCCCTATGGAATCTCTCAGCAAAAAATTAATGTTGCCGATCAATTAGGAAGAGACAGCGCAGGCTTGAAATTTATCACCGAAGGAAATAAATACACTGTATTGCGAAATAAAAAAGATTCTTCGAAAACCTATTATTGCATTTATGAAAAAAACCGGGTAGAATATATCATTTTCGACTTCCGCGATTCGGTGAATGTTACATTGGTAAAACGTCCTGTTACCATTACACAAAAAGAAATCGGAGGAGAAATTGCCAAAAACTCGAACCTGGTTTTTACTATAAAAGATCAATTAGGCGATGATGCCGTTGCGGGGGAACTTGCAGAAAGTATTGCACAGATTTTTGCATGGACCATCGACTTCTTTAAACTTTATCCCGGAGATAAATTCAAAGTAATTTATGAGGAAAAACAAGTGGAAGGAGAACCCTATGGCATTGAAGAAATAAAAGCCGTGTATTTCTTTAACATCTCTGCCGAATATTACGCCTTCCGTTATACGCAAAATGGCGAAGTCGGATATTGGGATCAAAACGGAAAAGGGATGAAACGCCCTTTCCTAAAAGCGCCGCTTAAATTTTCAAGAATGACATCCGGATATACCATGCGTCGTTTTCACCCGGTGCAGAAAATATACAAAGCACATCTTGGTACGGATTATGCAGCACCTACTGGAACACCCATTATGGCAACGGCCGACGGAACAGTGGAATCGGCAGGATATACATCAGGGAATGGAAATTTTGTGAAGTTATACCACAACAAAACATACCAGACCGCCTACCTGCATATGAGTAAAATTGAAGGTGGAATGCACAAAGGAATAAAAGTGAAACAAGGACAAATAATCGGTTATGTAGGATCCACCGGATTAGCAACGGGTCCGCATGTATGTTACCGCTTTTGGAAAAACGGACAACAAGTTGATCCGCGTGCTGAAAAATTTCAGGCAACAGAACCGATTAAAGAAACCGAACTTGCTGCTTTCAAAGAACACATTAATCCTTTATTGCAAAAATTAGATTCCATTAAAATTACTCCGGCAAAAGAAGTTGCTCCCGAACCTGAAAACGATAGTCTGCAATGA
- the cysS gene encoding cysteine--tRNA ligase, whose protein sequence is MEHPLFVYNNLTRKKEQFVPIKSPFVGMYVCGPTVYNYMHLGNLRTFITFDMVFRYLHHLGYKVRYVRNITDVGHITTEFDEGVDRIGTQAKLEQLEPMEIVQKYTNNFHDVLLQFNCLPPSIEPTATGHIIEQIEMVKQILDNGFAYEVDGSVYFDVRAYMQKHKYGELSGRNVEELFENTRDLDGQDEKRFFADFALWKKASPEHIMRWPSPWGDGFPGWHLECSAMSTKYLGEEFDIHGGGMDLKFPHHESEIAQNTACVGHGPVRYWLHGNMLTVNGEKMSKSKGNSFLPHELIHGTHPVLEQGYSEMTVRFFMMQSHYASTLDFSNEALKAAEKGFKRFMIAVDALQKINPATSSTFSVADFKKECYAAMNDDFNTPILIAILFEGVKQINLMLENKAGLTAKDLEEFIAFFKSMVTDILGFRSEVKSGGNNAALDAVMQMIIEMRKKARENKDWAASDAIRDKLKEAGIVIKDTKEGVEWMLE, encoded by the coding sequence ATGGAACATCCGCTATTTGTATACAATAACCTTACCCGCAAAAAGGAACAATTTGTTCCGATTAAAAGTCCATTTGTAGGCATGTACGTCTGCGGTCCCACCGTTTACAATTACATGCATCTTGGTAATCTCAGAACCTTTATCACCTTCGATATGGTGTTTCGTTATTTGCATCACCTGGGGTATAAAGTCCGTTATGTACGCAACATCACGGATGTGGGACATATCACTACCGAGTTTGATGAAGGGGTAGATCGTATAGGAACGCAAGCGAAATTGGAGCAGTTAGAACCAATGGAAATCGTGCAGAAATACACAAATAATTTTCATGATGTATTGCTACAATTTAACTGTCTGCCACCAAGCATAGAGCCTACCGCTACCGGGCATATCATTGAGCAAATAGAAATGGTAAAACAAATTCTTGATAATGGTTTTGCCTATGAAGTGGATGGTTCGGTTTATTTTGATGTGCGTGCTTATATGCAAAAACATAAGTATGGTGAATTGAGTGGCCGAAATGTAGAGGAGCTTTTTGAAAATACGCGGGATTTGGATGGTCAGGACGAAAAACGCTTTTTTGCAGATTTTGCATTATGGAAAAAAGCATCACCAGAACATATTATGCGCTGGCCTTCACCCTGGGGTGATGGTTTTCCGGGATGGCATTTAGAATGTTCTGCCATGAGCACTAAATACCTGGGCGAAGAATTCGATATTCACGGTGGTGGAATGGATTTAAAGTTTCCGCATCACGAATCGGAAATTGCGCAGAATACCGCATGCGTGGGACATGGTCCTGTTCGCTATTGGCTGCATGGAAATATGCTTACTGTTAACGGAGAAAAAATGAGTAAGTCGAAAGGCAATTCGTTTTTACCGCATGAATTGATTCATGGAACACATCCCGTTCTTGAACAAGGATATTCGGAAATGACCGTTCGCTTTTTTATGATGCAATCGCATTATGCTTCTACGCTCGATTTTTCGAATGAAGCATTAAAGGCTGCAGAAAAAGGGTTTAAGCGCTTTATGATTGCCGTGGATGCATTGCAAAAAATAAATCCTGCTACATCTTCTACATTCAGTGTTGCCGATTTTAAGAAAGAATGTTATGCGGCAATGAACGACGATTTTAATACGCCGATTTTAATTGCGATTTTATTTGAAGGAGTGAAACAAATTAACCTCATGCTCGAAAATAAAGCGGGATTAACAGCGAAGGATCTTGAAGAATTCATCGCATTTTTCAAATCGATGGTAACGGATATTTTAGGATTTCGTTCTGAGGTAAAATCTGGCGGAAATAACGCTGCTTTAGATGCCGTTATGCAAATGATTATTGAAATGCGGAAAAAAGCACGTGAAAATAAAGATTGGGCAGCAAGTGATGCTATTCGCGATAAACTGAAAGAAGCAGGAATTGTAATTAAAGACACCAAAGAGGGTGTGGAATGGATGCTTGAATAA
- a CDS encoding NAD-dependent epimerase/dehydratase family protein, giving the protein MKKEKILVIGSRGQIGTELVEELRRIYGQDQVISSDLKEDDKSDSPYEQLDVLNKDRLLEIVKKHQVTQVYLLAALLSATAEKNPAFAWKLNMESLFSVLEMAKEGLIQKIYWPSSIAVFGPTTPRVMTPQYTVMEPSTVYGISKQAGERWCEYYHNKFGVDVRGIRYPGLIGYKALPGGGTTDYAVDIFHQALKSGSYECFLGPETALPMMYMEDAIRATIELMQAPTEKLTVWSSYNLGGISFTPEDISAAIRQHIPSFSISYKPDFRQAIADSWPKSINDEVAQKDWGWKAAYDLNRMVETMLTNIPKLWKL; this is encoded by the coding sequence ATGAAAAAGGAAAAAATTTTGGTTATCGGTTCTCGTGGACAAATCGGAACCGAATTGGTGGAGGAGTTGAGAAGAATTTATGGTCAGGATCAGGTGATTTCTTCTGATCTGAAAGAGGACGATAAAAGCGATTCTCCCTATGAACAGCTTGATGTTTTGAATAAGGATCGCCTGCTCGAAATCGTGAAAAAGCACCAGGTTACCCAGGTCTATCTTTTAGCTGCTCTACTTTCGGCCACCGCCGAAAAAAATCCTGCTTTTGCCTGGAAACTCAATATGGAAAGTCTGTTTTCGGTGTTGGAAATGGCGAAGGAAGGCTTGATTCAAAAAATTTACTGGCCGAGTTCTATCGCCGTTTTTGGTCCCACCACCCCTCGGGTGATGACTCCTCAGTACACCGTAATGGAACCCTCTACGGTATACGGAATCAGTAAGCAAGCCGGTGAACGCTGGTGCGAATACTATCACAATAAGTTTGGTGTAGATGTGCGTGGCATTCGTTACCCCGGTTTAATTGGCTATAAAGCACTTCCTGGCGGTGGAACAACCGATTACGCGGTAGATATTTTTCATCAGGCCTTAAAATCGGGTTCTTATGAATGCTTTTTGGGCCCCGAAACGGCGTTGCCGATGATGTACATGGAAGATGCCATCCGGGCCACCATTGAATTAATGCAGGCTCCGACGGAGAAATTGACAGTTTGGTCGAGTTATAATTTGGGGGGAATCAGCTTTACACCGGAAGATATTTCAGCCGCTATTCGTCAGCATATCCCTTCTTTTTCAATCTCTTACAAACCAGATTTTCGTCAGGCCATTGCCGATTCCTGGCCGAAAAGTATTAATGATGAGGTGGCGCAAAAGGATTGGGGCTGGAAAGCGGCATATGATTTGAATAGAATGGTTGAAACGATGTTAACAAACATCCCGAAACTTTGGAAACTTTGA
- a CDS encoding rhodanese-related sulfurtransferase, whose translation MALLHNKYDKATLKKRLEAEPFHRHTISFYRYVIISDPHLLRDELYAEWSKLGVLGRIYVAKEGINAQMSVPYPNMEQFTEKLYARKGFENIPFKHAVDGDGEGFLKLTIKVRNKIVADGLDDNSFDVTNVGKHLSAKEFNEALELPDTIVVDMRNQYESEVGKFVGAITPDADTFKEELPMVLEQLKGQENKKVLLYCTGGVRCEKASAFLKHHGFNDVNQLHGGIIDYVRQIKTENLPSKFIGKNFVFDNRLGERITSDIIAQCHQCGAPCDDHTNCANDACHLLFIQCPSCKEKYEGCCTPGCMEVLHLPEAEQEKIRKEMGKHDSLSMYKSRIRPDLKALLAAGKTSWREKL comes from the coding sequence ATGGCATTACTGCACAATAAATATGACAAGGCGACCCTGAAAAAACGCCTTGAGGCTGAGCCTTTTCATCGCCATACCATTTCGTTTTACCGGTATGTGATTATTAGCGACCCCCATCTGCTGCGCGATGAGCTCTATGCGGAATGGAGCAAACTGGGCGTATTAGGAAGAATATATGTGGCCAAAGAAGGAATTAATGCCCAAATGAGTGTTCCCTATCCGAACATGGAACAATTCACCGAAAAATTATATGCCCGAAAAGGATTTGAAAACATTCCCTTTAAGCATGCGGTGGATGGCGACGGAGAAGGTTTTTTGAAGCTTACTATTAAAGTAAGAAACAAAATTGTGGCCGACGGATTAGACGATAACAGTTTCGATGTTACCAATGTAGGAAAACACCTCAGTGCAAAAGAATTCAATGAAGCACTGGAACTCCCCGATACCATTGTGGTAGATATGCGGAATCAATATGAAAGTGAAGTTGGAAAATTTGTAGGAGCAATAACCCCTGATGCAGATACGTTTAAAGAAGAGCTCCCCATGGTATTGGAGCAATTAAAAGGACAGGAAAACAAAAAAGTACTGCTCTATTGCACCGGTGGCGTTCGCTGCGAAAAAGCCAGTGCGTTTTTAAAGCACCACGGTTTTAACGATGTTAACCAATTACACGGAGGAATTATTGACTATGTACGGCAGATAAAAACTGAAAATTTGCCTTCTAAATTCATTGGCAAAAACTTCGTTTTCGATAACCGCTTGGGGGAAAGAATTACCTCCGATATCATTGCGCAATGTCACCAATGTGGTGCCCCCTGCGACGACCACACCAATTGCGCCAACGATGCTTGTCACCTTTTATTTATTCAATGTCCCTCCTGCAAAGAAAAATATGAAGGATGTTGTACTCCGGGTTGTATGGAAGTATTGCATTTACCCGAAGCAGAACAGGAAAAGATCAGAAAGGAAATGGGGAAACACGATTCGCTGAGCATGTATAAAAGCAGAATCCGTCCCGATCTAAAAGCCTTGCTTGCAGCAGGAAAAACCAGCTGGAGAGAGAAGCTCTGA
- a CDS encoding homogentisate 1,2-dioxygenase — MPIYHKLGKFPQKRHTVFQQENKRHYYEQLFGTEGFSGMSSLLYHVHRPTQVKEVLKSYDVSPKIAIDKNIKSLLLKGFELAPENDYLQSRKTVLMNSDCSIILAAPKQSQREYFYKNADADEMIFIHKGSGKLRTMMGNIQFEYGDYLIVPRGMIYQMEFDTEDNRLFIVESFHPFYTPKRYKNSHGQLLEHSPFCERDFKLPTELETNDEKGDFLIKIKKEGMMHEVVYATHPFDVIGWDGYNFPWGFSIHNFEPITGRVHQPPPVHQTFETNAFVVCSFCPRLYDYHPQAIPAPYNHSNIDSDEVLYYVDGDFMSRNNIKQGHITLHPKGIPHGPAPGAMERSIGQKETQELAVMVDTFRPLMVTEEAMRLDDGQYYKSWVE; from the coding sequence ATGCCCATATACCACAAACTGGGGAAGTTCCCCCAAAAACGTCATACCGTTTTCCAGCAAGAAAACAAGCGACATTATTACGAACAACTTTTCGGAACGGAAGGCTTCAGTGGAATGTCGTCTCTTCTCTACCATGTGCATCGTCCCACACAGGTAAAAGAAGTGCTGAAATCATACGATGTAAGTCCGAAAATTGCCATCGATAAAAACATCAAATCATTATTGCTGAAAGGATTTGAACTTGCTCCTGAAAACGACTATCTGCAAAGCCGGAAAACAGTTTTAATGAATAGCGACTGTTCCATTATTCTTGCAGCTCCGAAGCAATCGCAACGTGAATATTTCTACAAAAATGCCGATGCCGATGAAATGATTTTCATTCACAAAGGGAGTGGAAAATTGCGCACTATGATGGGGAATATTCAATTTGAATATGGCGACTACCTGATTGTGCCACGGGGAATGATTTACCAGATGGAATTTGATACCGAAGACAATCGTTTGTTTATTGTAGAATCGTTCCATCCTTTTTATACACCGAAACGATATAAAAATTCGCACGGTCAGTTATTGGAACATTCTCCCTTCTGCGAACGCGATTTTAAACTTCCTACCGAGTTGGAAACAAACGATGAAAAGGGTGATTTTCTGATTAAAATAAAAAAGGAAGGCATGATGCATGAAGTTGTTTATGCAACTCATCCTTTTGACGTAATTGGTTGGGATGGATACAATTTCCCCTGGGGATTTTCCATTCACAATTTTGAACCCATCACCGGAAGAGTGCATCAGCCACCACCGGTACATCAAACCTTTGAAACAAATGCCTTCGTAGTGTGTTCGTTTTGTCCGCGACTTTACGATTACCACCCACAAGCAATTCCTGCTCCTTACAACCACAGCAACATCGATAGTGATGAAGTGCTGTATTATGTAGATGGTGATTTTATGAGCAGAAATAATATTAAGCAGGGACATATTACACTGCATCCAAAGGGCATTCCGCATGGACCTGCACCGGGAGCGATGGAGCGTTCCATCGGACAAAAAGAAACCCAGGAACTTGCCGTGATGGTGGACACCTTCCGTCCGCTAATGGTAACCGAAGAAGCCATGCGCTTAGATGATGGTCAATATTACAAAAGCTGGGTAGAATAA
- the hppD gene encoding 4-hydroxyphenylpyruvate dioxygenase has protein sequence MAKEVKSVEYGLEKIFEGAQDFLPLLGTDYVEFYVGNAKQAAHYYKTAFGFQSYAYSGLETGNRESVSYVLKQDKIRLVLTTALHSNSPIGEHVKKHGDGVKVIALWVEDARKSWEETTKRGAKSFMEPTVEKDAHGEVVRSGIYTYGETVHIFVERKNYKGLFLPGFMEWKSDYNPSPVGLKFIDHMVGNVGWNQMNTWVKWYEDVMGFVNFLSFDDKQIHTEYSALMSKVMSNGNGRIKFPINEPAEGKKKSQIEEYLDFYEDSGVQHIAVATDDIIKTVSELKARGVEFLPPPPQAYYDEIPARLGVHRDMMKEDIKELQKLSILVDADEEGYLLQIFTKPVEDRPTLFFEIIQRMGAKGFGAGNFKALFESIEREQALRGTL, from the coding sequence ATGGCTAAAGAAGTAAAAAGTGTAGAATACGGTTTGGAAAAAATATTTGAAGGAGCTCAGGATTTCCTTCCTTTATTAGGAACCGACTATGTAGAATTTTATGTGGGAAATGCCAAACAGGCAGCGCATTATTATAAAACGGCATTTGGGTTTCAGTCCTACGCCTACTCCGGCTTAGAAACCGGAAACAGAGAAAGTGTTTCTTATGTTTTAAAGCAAGATAAAATCCGCTTAGTGCTCACTACGGCATTACATTCCAATTCACCCATTGGTGAGCATGTAAAAAAACATGGGGATGGTGTTAAAGTAATTGCGCTTTGGGTAGAGGATGCGCGCAAATCGTGGGAAGAAACTACGAAACGTGGTGCTAAATCATTTATGGAGCCAACCGTAGAAAAAGATGCCCATGGTGAAGTAGTGCGCAGTGGTATTTACACCTATGGTGAAACCGTTCACATTTTTGTTGAGCGCAAAAATTATAAAGGTTTGTTTTTACCCGGATTCATGGAATGGAAAAGCGATTACAATCCAAGTCCCGTAGGATTAAAATTCATCGACCACATGGTTGGTAATGTAGGATGGAATCAGATGAACACCTGGGTAAAATGGTATGAAGATGTAATGGGTTTTGTAAATTTCTTATCGTTCGACGACAAGCAAATTCATACTGAATACTCTGCTTTAATGAGTAAAGTAATGAGTAACGGAAATGGAAGAATAAAATTCCCCATTAACGAACCTGCAGAAGGCAAAAAGAAATCGCAAATTGAAGAGTACCTCGATTTTTATGAAGATTCCGGCGTACAGCACATTGCTGTCGCTACTGATGATATCATAAAAACCGTAAGCGAATTAAAAGCCCGTGGCGTAGAATTTTTACCTCCTCCACCCCAGGCCTATTACGATGAAATTCCAGCCCGTTTAGGAGTTCACCGCGATATGATGAAGGAAGACATCAAAGAATTACAAAAACTCTCCATTCTGGTTGATGCAGACGAAGAAGGTTACCTCCTTCAAATCTTCACCAAACCGGTAGAGGATCGTCCAACCCTGTTTTTTGAAATCATTCAACGCATGGGTGCAAAAGGATTTGGTGCAGGGAATTTTAAAGCCCTGTTTGAGAGTATCGAACGCGAACAAGCACTTAGAGGGACGCTCTAA